TTCATCACCGTTACATGCTGCTCCAAATAAAGTCATCATTGTAATAAGCACTAAAAGAAATGCTTTTTTTCTCATACCTCTGTTCTCTCCTTTCTAATACATTACACAACACATTTCATATTATAATCATTACAATTACATTCCATGTACATCAGTGCATCTTCTTGGAAAATCAGTACATAATCGTATGTAATAAGCACACCCACTCAAAAAAACTAAAAATGGTATGATATGTTAAAATTAAAATTATTCACTTTATTCTATAAACGTAATTGCATCGGTAATGCTTCTATCCATGTAGTTAAGGATATGACCTATCATTTAGGAAGGGGAGGATTTTTATGTGGATTCTAATCGTTATTGCCATTATTGGGATAGGAACAATTATTAGTTATCTAAGAGAGCAATCGCATCAAAACAAAAAAATTATTGAACTACTTGAGGAGATAAATAAAAAATGAAATGTTAAACTAAGCTCTCTTATTTGTCTTTTGCGTTTACCATTAATCCAATAAGTATTTTATTGGTGAACCTACACGTTATTGTCGGGGGATCTTAACTTTTTCCTCCCCCTCTATTTTAGTTTAGTAAAGATTTTTCCAGTACTTAACTCACACCAATCATCTAATTCGTCATATACTTCCTTATTCCCGTATTTTTTTATAAAGGCTTCCTTATTTTCGAATACTTCGATTAAATCATTTTCTAATAAAGTTACCGTTTGATAAGTATTTAATTGGAAAACCTTAGAGACGACGATAATTTCACCCAAATCTACAATGTTAGCGTAATTTTTCATTATTTCCTCTCCTTTGAAGCTAGGGCTTTACATAATCCTTATAGAAAGATTCAGTTCTGCCCTCAACGACAGATGATTATTATTTAATTAATTCATTGGAGATTCTTAATACTACATTCAAAGCTTTCATCGTCACAGCCACTATGTATTTGAGTTGTTAGAATCTATGATGGCTTCCACTTGACCTAATCTTTTTATAGTGTGCTCGTAAAGTCTCGATAATATTGTGGTTATAATACAAAAAACATAGGGATACGTTGTCAAAATAAGAGGTGAAAAAAAGGAAAAATTATAAATCGTTCTCTTTTGAATACGGCAAACGATATGTACCACCTCTGACACAGTATTTACCACCAATTGACAAAAAGTGTACTAAAGAATGACAGACTGTTTACCACTACACTAATTAACAATTGTCTTACGTAGTAGACTTATACGAGGCTTATGCAAGTGTCAAAACGTTTTATTTCGATTATAGCAGTGAAATGAATACCATTTGGCAATGAATTATTTTACTATGTGAATCAATTTCATAATTCCGTTTTTTGCGCAGTGAAACGAATGATATTATAAATATTTCATTACATATACGTTTTATTTCGAAGTGAACGTAACAAAAGACGGCGACTCCCGGAGGATCAGCGCAGTCTGAAGATCCACTTAGGCAAAGAGTTACCGCCTAAGTTAGCTGAAGTCAAGCCCTCGGGAAAGCGTCCGTCTGAAGTGAAGTTCACGCCCATCATTCGGAATTTCACATCTTATTTTGAGTTGTGAAATTGATTCAAGTACTTATTGTTTTTACTGATATATGCGAAGTTAGCAGTACATAATAAAGTAATAAGGTTTATTTCAGTAAAATAAGGTATATTATATTTGTTGAATAAATTCTCTTTAAAGACAAGAAAAGAAGGTGAACAAAGTGGGGAAATATCAATTGGATACAAAAGCTCAGGTAGCTGTGACAAAGTTTCATGAAAAACAGAGGCCTGCCAAATTTGATAAAAAGCAGCAACTTGAAAAAATACGTGCGGAGTATTTGAAAAAGAAGCAAAAACAAACAGATAAATAATTTGAATGAAAACATAGGAAGATTAAAATCTCCCTATGTTTTTCTTATTAAATGTTGGAAGTGGCAAGGTCAATGAAATAATTTATAAGAACGGGTGCTTATGTTGAACAAGACATTCATTTATAACAGGACATTTTGGTGCATAGTACAACCATACTATTCACTAAAAATAATAATCCACAATTGTCGCGATAGAGTAAACCGAAAGCCTAATCCCTTCGTATATGAGGATTAGGCTTTTTCACTTCAAAACCGTTGACGTTCTTCTATTGGTAAACATAGTGACAGCGAGTGGTAAATTTCGTGGCAACTGCTGGTAAAAAACATGGCACAGCTGGTACATTCTTGTGGCTGTAATCATCTTTCGGTCTGCAAAATGGTATTAAAATGAAGAGGGTGAGAGTTGAAGAAGCTCTCACAGCTGGAGACGATTCTTCAATATCAAGGTGTGAGGGTATGACTTGGATATATATGTAGGAGAAATCGAAACATGGAGTTTCATACGAAGAAGCTTCAGCCGCTCCGTTTTTTCACTCGAAACTATGCTTATATGTATAATAATATTCATTGTTAAATTATGGGGATTTTCAGGTAGCAGCAAATATAAAACTCATTAACGAAGAGCATTACTTCATATAGTGATGTTTTTTTCCTTCTTATCCCAAACGGAAGGGGGTCGGTGTTAAAATTGAAATAGAAATAATAAAGACTCGTTAAATAACTTAAAAGGACGTCTGATTGCGAAAAAATCAATTATTGCTTTTACTTTATTAATTTTAATAGGTATTACTATTTAAGGGAGGGGGTACAATGGATCCACTTTTTTTATCTTTATCGATCCTTAGCTTTATCATACCAATACTTAATTATTTACTTGATAAATGGCTAGTGACGGGAGATTTTCACAAAGTATCAGAGACAAGTGGAGACAAAGTAGAACGCTGGGGAAAAGGTATTATTTTTCTTATGGCAGCTGTCCTAGTTATCTTCGTGATTGATTTAAAAAATTATGAAGAACTAAGAATGTTCCTGATCATATTTATTATGTTAGGTTTTAGTTTTCAATCATTCATAGAATGGAAGTATTTAAACGGGACAAAGCACGTTGCTTCGTTTATTTTAATGGTCGTTAGTTTAGTCGCAGTTCTTATTACCTTTCATGTCAATTATGACATGGCACTGACAACATTTAAAGAAGCTACTTCAGATATTCAAAATATGAATGAGGAAATCAATGAAATAACAATTGAACATCGTGAATATGATGAATCTAATCTTTTAAAGAAAGAAGTGACGATAGCAGATAAGAAATTGATAAAAAAATTCTTAAGTGAATCTTCAGAAATGGAATTAAGGAAAAATGGTCATGTACTCTCACCTGTACAATATACAATATATTTCTTTGCAGAATCTGATAATAATAGAGCAAGCTTTAATATGAGAACTGATGGCTTCTCGTTATTCATAGAACATGGAAAAAGGTATGAAGTAATTGGCGAAAATAAACTTAAACGATTTATAGAAAGAGAGATTAAAGGTTGGGAAACAGTTCACGATGGAAACATTCAAGAATACTGATGAGGAAAATTGTTAGAAATGCTGAATTTTTGTAAGGCTATCATGATAAAAAATTTATAATACCTCCTTTGGCAAATCTTCATTTCGCGTCTATTCAATAAATGGACCTAATAGCGGAACAAGCCGTTACTTTAACATGTGGTTGTCTTTCAAGAGCCTAAAAAGAAAACGAAAAGCGGGGGATTAAATTGGGTTCAAGAATAATGCACTTAGTTATTGCAAATAGAATTGCAGATGAATTATCGATAAAGGATAAAACATCATTCCTTTTAGGGGGCATTGCAGCGGATGCGGCTTCACCTAAAGACTTATCACATTTTTACAAAGGTAATGTGAAAGACTATTCTCGATATATTGACTACGAGGAATTCATACATAAATATAGATTTAATAAAGATTCCCACTTTATACAAGGATACTATACTCACTTAATTGCAGATGACATTTGGCTGAAAGGCTTTTATTTACCTTGGTTAAAAAACAGAATGGAAGTAGATGAAAACATATTCAACCGATACCATAATGATTTTCGATTACTTAACGGAAAATTGCTAGATTACTATGGATGCACACAACAATTAAATGAAGCATTAAATAAAAACGGGACAATCATTGAGACAGAAGAGGTAAAATCTAACGATATAAAGAAATTCGTCCCTTATGTAATAGTTGATATGGATTATTGTAGGGATGATCTTGAACAGCCACTAACAGTGTTCACACTTGAACAGATTATTGGTTATATAGAGACTTCAGTAGAAAAGGGGTTAAACTGTATAAAAATTTTAAATAAATAAGGTATTTTTGTCTATTGAACTTCCATGTTTTACGATAGTTAAAGAGATAGCTGAAAAAGTGAGGGAGAAAAAACACGCGAGCAGCAGAATGCCAGCGTGTTCATTTTTTTAGCTTTTTTTTCGAAGTCGCGCTTGTAGGTGAACATATAATAATCACTTATTTTAATTAAACAGGTTGAGGTTCTGGTTCTAAATAAATCCTTTTTTGTGCTTCATTTACTAACTTAAAGAAGTGTGCCGAAGTTTTATATTGAAACTGCTGTGCGTAAAATTCTGCTAGAGTTTCTGCATATTTAGCCACATAAAACCATATTTGTTTATCTTGAAAATGAGGAATCACTTTATTTTTTAATAAATCTTCCAAATGATTATGACTATTATTTGAAAGCTTAGTTTGGAAAACTTTGAAGTGAAACGTAAACTCCGTATTATTCAGTTCTTCTGCAGAAGCCAGTCCTTTTTCTATCCACTTCTTGGCTGTCTTAATGTCATTAAGCTCATAATAAGAACGTGCAATTCTGTAGTAAGTTATAATGTTTTTTTCTCCTTGCTTTTCCAAATTAGTATCTAAACTTTTTTCATAGTAACTAATCGATTCTTTTAACTCTCCTTGTTTAAAAGACAAATAACCAAAGTTGCAATACGTCCAGCTCATTCCTTCCTCTTGATGTAATAAGCGGGATACGTGAAATGCATTATAAAGGTGCTTCTCAGCCTCTGTAAAATGATTTACTCGGATCGCGTTAATGGCGGAGATATTTTGACACTCAATACTTCGAACATAATTGCAATTGTCATTAAATAACATCAGTGCATGATTCGCATATTTCGTTGAGTAATATGTACGATAGAGTTCCATGTTTACAACCGCTAACTGATAATATAATTCAGGAGCTTCAATTCGTAATTCTTCTCCAGATTCTTCCGCTTTTATATAGTGCTTTAAAGACTTTAAGTACTCGCCTTTTTTGAAGTGATACAACCCTAAGATATAGAAGTAATAAAATGCTAAATCAGTCTTTAGCTTCCCTTTAAATTTTTTTAATTCGTTAACGAGATGCGTGGCTTTACATAATTTTTGATTTAAAAGGGTGTATTTTAACGTGAACAATTTATACTTCAGTAACGTATTCGGATCTTCGATTAGTTCCACTTGTTTGCATAACACACTGTATAGTCTGGCGGATTCTTCGATATTACGATTGCAAAGGTGGTTATACCAGGAGTCTAACTGTTTATTCATTGAGTTTACTGCTTCTTGAGGGTCGACAATTCTGAGAGAAATATTTAGCCTTTTGCATAGATGCTCTAAGATGTGAGGGCCAGGTGTTTCATGACCATTTTCAATTTTACTTAAATGAGAAATGGAGCAAATACCATGAGCAAGCTGCTCTTGCGTTTGTCCATTAAGCTTTCGAAAATAGTAAATTCTTTCTCCAATCATTGAGCGGAACCTCCATTTTAAAAGATTTCATGGCTATATAACACGTTAGGTGAATTGTACAATTAACATCATACTCATGGACAAGAGTGAGAATCAATAAGATAACCAAATATTGTGAAAAAATAAATAATTTTACCTAGTATTACAAAATAATCGTTTATATTTTTCCCAATAACAAGAAATAGAAGTTGCTGATACAATGAGTTATGACGAATTGCTTAAAGCTTTTGTACATCATTCAAGAGGTGGATGGTCATTGTACATCATCAAAATGTTGGATGGATTCCTAAACGAACTTTTTATCGGTGATGTACGAAAGCTTTTCTAGCAAAAATGAAAGAGGTGTTCAGTTTTCTAGAAAACTAGTGTAGTAGCGTGGGAAAAGGTGAAAAATAACTTCAAGTTTCTGAAAATTACAAAAAACGGAGGCGTCGTTATACAATGAAAAAATTACTGAGTCTATCTATTATGATATTGATGTTGGTATCCTTATTTGCAGGAACAACATTTGCACAAGAAGGACCAATTGAAACAATCGACCATGACTATATTGAAGGGCAGTTGGTCATATCAGTAAGCAGTGAATCAATAGCAGATCTAAGACGTTCTATAAATAGCCCAAACCATATATTGAATGATGATGCAATAAAAGAGAAGGGGTTTGAGGTAGTAGATTCCTTACTTGGAGATGGAAATAAAGGGTTAAGTCAAGAGTTTAGAAGAAATGCTGAAGAGAGTATGGGATTCGTGTTTTTAATAGAGTATGCGACTAATGCTTATGAATCTACAGATCAAGCAAAAAATGTACTAGATGATGCATTAACAGACCTTGATTTAGATGTGAGATATGTGACAGAAAATATGAAAATGCATGTGTTGGAAGAAGCAGTTGTTAGTGGCGATGTATCAGTGAGTATGCACGACAATCAAGAGTGGCATTATGAAATGATTAACGCACCTCAAGCCTGGGACATTACTACAGGAAGTAATAATGTTCGCATGGCTGTATTAGATACTGGTATTGACTCTAGTCATCCGAACCTGAGTAACCTTGTTGATACTAGTTTAGGGAGAAGTTTTGTTGGTGGAGATGCAGAGGATCGACAAGGACATGGGACGCATGTTGCAGGAACAATTGCAAGTTATGGTTCCGTATCTGGTGTTATGCAAGAAGCATCCCTTGTTTCAGTAAAGGTATTAGATGACAATGGAAGTGGTACGCTATATGGCATTCAAGAAGGAATTTTATATGCTGCTGATATTAACTCAGATGTTATGAATATGTCATTAGGTGGCGGCGGTTATAATCAAGGGATGGATGATGCGGTTCAAACTGCAGTAAACGCAGGTACAATCGTTGTAGCAGCTTCTGGAAATGATTCTAGTTCAAATATCTCCTACCCTGCAGCATATAGTGGGTCAATTGCCGTAGGGTCTGTAACATCAAGTGGTACTAGATCAAGCTTTTCCAATTATGGGGATGGTTTAGAATTAATGGCGCCAGGATCCGATATTTATAGTACTTATCCAAATGGACAGTATGCGACATTGTCAGGTACATCGATGGCATCTCCACATGTTGCGGGCGTTGCTGGTTTAATGAGAGCTGTAAACCCTGACATCACTGTATCCGAGGCAAGAAGCATTTTACAAGATACGGCTCAAAATGCAGGTAGTTTCTATGAGTACGGACATGGGATTGTTGATGCATATGCAGCTGTTCAACTAGCTGGTGGTGATGGTGGTACACAACCTGATGATCATGTAACACATACTACCGTTTCAACTGATAAGGAAGTGTATGACCGCGGTGATGATGTGACAATGACTGCTACCGTTGTAGATGGAAACAACAGTGCGTTACAAGGGGCAACAGTTACTTTTACAATTACACGTCCAAACGGTTCAACAGTAGAAAATACCGTATCCACGAATTCATCAGGAATAGCATCATGGACAATTGGTTCCAATGACGATACTGCTTTAGGGGATTATAATATCTTCGCTGAAACGACATTAACAGGCTACGAACCAAGCTCTGATTCTACTGTGATCACGTTCGGAGAAGCGCAGAGTAATGAAACAGTAACAACGGTCTCCACGAATTATAGCTGGTATTATAGAGGAGAAAACGTAACAGTATCTACTGAAGTAACAGATTCTGATGGGCAGGCACTAGCTAATGCAACTGTTGATTTGACGATTACACGCCCAAATGGGTCTACTATTAGTAATACAGTAACAACGGATTCAAACGGTTTTGCAACTTGGACGTTATCTACCTCTTCGAATACAGCTGTAGGGGAGTATCATGTTCTTGCGGAAACAACACTCACTAACTATGAAAGTAGTTCTGACACAACGAGCTTTCATATTTATTAATGAAATTACTTAATGGAATTTAAGGGAAAAAAAAGTCTAATATTACGTAAAACCCGGCAGCAAAAATAGCTGCCGGGTTTTTTCATAGGTTCAATTTGTAATGTTGCTCTCTTAAAACACTAATTCATCAACGAAGATCTTCATCATGAATGGCAATGCGCCATCCGCAAATTCAACGGTCATTTGTGTTTTAATAGAATAGATTCCTTCCTCATGTTCGATAAGAGCATAATACTTTTGAAGATCTCCTTTTATAAGAAGCCCTTGACGATCTGCGTACTCAAATTCCGGTGAATATAATTCGTGCTGTTCATACCCTTCAGCTTGACTCTGCTCGAGTAATTCATCTTCCCATTTATCTAATGAGTGATCAGAGATCTGGGAGACTTGAATGTACGTCTCTTCTGAAAAGATTTCACCCGAACCAGCAAAGTCAGGATAGAACGTTTCAACTGCACCGTCTTCTGTTAATTCTTCTACATAAATCATCTTCTCTTCAATATACGTTGAAAAACGAAGGTTTTCACTGACATGTAAGTTGAACGTATATTGATCTTCTTGTCCCTCAGGATAAACAGACCTAACAACAGTTTTTTCACGATGCTGAACGTCTGAGGCATGCTCATCAGTTTTATTTGAAGCGTCTTCTGTACCTTCTTCATTTGCTGTAGGTTCTTTTTCATCATCACTGGTCTGATCTGGTGTATCCGTATTTTCGTTTTGCTCATCCTCTAGCAAGTCTCCAGTTCGACTGCCAGAGTCATTGCCAGGATCTTGGCTAATTTCTTCTGTTGTAAATAATGATCCAGTTAATACTGCTCCGATAAATAGTGCTGCGATTGAAGCAGCAACAGCTGGCCAAGATCGAAATCTCTTTTTCTTTTGTTTTTCCTCTTTGACAGCTTGGAAAATCTCATTAGACGATGTATTACTTGGTGATTCATTGTATTTCTTTTTTAATTCATCCATCCCTTTATTAAAACGCTCGTGACTCATGGAAATGTCCTCCTTCCTCTAACTGT
The Bacillus shivajii DNA segment above includes these coding regions:
- a CDS encoding DUF4181 domain-containing protein, with the protein product MDPLFLSLSILSFIIPILNYLLDKWLVTGDFHKVSETSGDKVERWGKGIIFLMAAVLVIFVIDLKNYEELRMFLIIFIMLGFSFQSFIEWKYLNGTKHVASFILMVVSLVAVLITFHVNYDMALTTFKEATSDIQNMNEEINEITIEHREYDESNLLKKEVTIADKKLIKKFLSESSEMELRKNGHVLSPVQYTIYFFAESDNNRASFNMRTDGFSLFIEHGKRYEVIGENKLKRFIEREIKGWETVHDGNIQEY
- a CDS encoding hydrolase, whose translation is MGSRIMHLVIANRIADELSIKDKTSFLLGGIAADAASPKDLSHFYKGNVKDYSRYIDYEEFIHKYRFNKDSHFIQGYYTHLIADDIWLKGFYLPWLKNRMEVDENIFNRYHNDFRLLNGKLLDYYGCTQQLNEALNKNGTIIETEEVKSNDIKKFVPYVIVDMDYCRDDLEQPLTVFTLEQIIGYIETSVEKGLNCIKILNK
- a CDS encoding helix-turn-helix transcriptional regulator produces the protein MIGERIYYFRKLNGQTQEQLAHGICSISHLSKIENGHETPGPHILEHLCKRLNISLRIVDPQEAVNSMNKQLDSWYNHLCNRNIEESARLYSVLCKQVELIEDPNTLLKYKLFTLKYTLLNQKLCKATHLVNELKKFKGKLKTDLAFYYFYILGLYHFKKGEYLKSLKHYIKAEESGEELRIEAPELYYQLAVVNMELYRTYYSTKYANHALMLFNDNCNYVRSIECQNISAINAIRVNHFTEAEKHLYNAFHVSRLLHQEEGMSWTYCNFGYLSFKQGELKESISYYEKSLDTNLEKQGEKNIITYYRIARSYYELNDIKTAKKWIEKGLASAEELNNTEFTFHFKVFQTKLSNNSHNHLEDLLKNKVIPHFQDKQIWFYVAKYAETLAEFYAQQFQYKTSAHFFKLVNEAQKRIYLEPEPQPV
- a CDS encoding S8 family peptidase; this encodes MKKLLSLSIMILMLVSLFAGTTFAQEGPIETIDHDYIEGQLVISVSSESIADLRRSINSPNHILNDDAIKEKGFEVVDSLLGDGNKGLSQEFRRNAEESMGFVFLIEYATNAYESTDQAKNVLDDALTDLDLDVRYVTENMKMHVLEEAVVSGDVSVSMHDNQEWHYEMINAPQAWDITTGSNNVRMAVLDTGIDSSHPNLSNLVDTSLGRSFVGGDAEDRQGHGTHVAGTIASYGSVSGVMQEASLVSVKVLDDNGSGTLYGIQEGILYAADINSDVMNMSLGGGGYNQGMDDAVQTAVNAGTIVVAASGNDSSSNISYPAAYSGSIAVGSVTSSGTRSSFSNYGDGLELMAPGSDIYSTYPNGQYATLSGTSMASPHVAGVAGLMRAVNPDITVSEARSILQDTAQNAGSFYEYGHGIVDAYAAVQLAGGDGGTQPDDHVTHTTVSTDKEVYDRGDDVTMTATVVDGNNSALQGATVTFTITRPNGSTVENTVSTNSSGIASWTIGSNDDTALGDYNIFAETTLTGYEPSSDSTVITFGEAQSNETVTTVSTNYSWYYRGENVTVSTEVTDSDGQALANATVDLTITRPNGSTISNTVTTDSNGFATWTLSTSSNTAVGEYHVLAETTLTNYESSSDTTSFHIY